The following proteins come from a genomic window of Mammaliicoccus sp. Marseille-Q6498:
- a CDS encoding glycosyltransferase: MKILFVVNNFNFGGPQKSLLNLLYELEDKDVEVDLTILNNQDALVKYLPSYVNVIKIPSKFSLLMLSKENLFKNMFKNFLHPKLNLKVILFLFKSMLKLQKNVQAKQSFWINNKWKSEGNKKQYDYAIGVSGGHSIYYIVDYIEAKKKIGWIRTDYRVLKRDLNIDAKYFDKVDGMLAVSNLCADIFKNIFNISPKVFYNSLPIKLYENLNTEPFDLNPNTVNICTICRLDNGKGLDLLIDASKILKEKNVPVTWYVIGTGKLNNWLDQEIKDNKLESIVIPVGFVFNTGNILEKMDFLVHPSRFEGKSNTIDEALHYEKPVIATNFETVYEQIDDGVNGFIVEMDGKTISQKIAELVENPLLVNSLINNIKVNKPVTVDKGNEFLKTIIEIGKE, encoded by the coding sequence ATGAAAATTTTATTCGTAGTAAATAATTTTAATTTTGGTGGTCCTCAAAAAAGTTTGTTGAATTTACTTTATGAATTAGAAGATAAAGATGTGGAAGTAGATTTGACTATTTTAAATAATCAAGATGCTCTAGTTAAATATCTTCCTAGTTATGTCAATGTCATAAAAATTCCATCAAAATTTTCTTTATTAATGTTATCAAAAGAAAATTTGTTTAAAAACATGTTTAAGAATTTCTTGCATCCAAAATTGAATTTGAAGGTCATCTTATTCTTATTTAAAAGTATGTTGAAATTACAAAAAAATGTTCAAGCAAAACAATCTTTTTGGATTAATAATAAATGGAAAAGCGAAGGAAATAAAAAACAATATGATTATGCTATTGGTGTTTCTGGTGGCCACTCAATATATTATATTGTTGATTATATAGAAGCTAAAAAGAAAATTGGGTGGATTAGAACAGACTATAGAGTTTTGAAAAGAGATCTTAATATTGATGCAAAATATTTTGATAAAGTTGACGGAATGTTAGCTGTTTCAAACTTGTGTGCAGATATTTTTAAAAACATATTTAATATATCTCCGAAAGTTTTTTATAATAGTTTGCCAATTAAGTTGTATGAAAATTTAAATACTGAACCATTCGATTTAAATCCTAATACCGTAAATATATGTACTATATGTCGATTAGATAATGGTAAAGGTTTAGATTTGTTAATTGATGCTTCTAAAATATTAAAAGAAAAAAATGTACCAGTTACATGGTATGTAATTGGTACGGGAAAACTAAATAATTGGCTTGATCAAGAGATTAAAGATAATAAATTAGAAAGTATAGTTATTCCTGTTGGTTTTGTATTTAATACTGGGAATATTTTAGAGAAAATGGATTTCTTAGTACACCCTTCTAGATTTGAAGGCAAATCAAATACTATAGATGAAGCATTACATTATGAAAAACCTGTAATTGCAACAAATTTTGAAACTGTCTATGAACAAATTGATGATGGTGTTAATGGTTTTATCGTAGAAATGGATGGTAAGACGATTTCTCAAAAAATTGCTGAACTAGTAGAGAATCCATTATTAGTAAATTCTTTGATAAACAATATTAAGGTGAACAAACCAGTTACTGTAGATAAAGGTAATGAATTTTTAAAAACTATTATTGAAATAGGAAAGGAATAA
- a CDS encoding glycosyltransferase family 2 protein — translation MKLTIFTPTYNRKATLERLYNSLLSQTNKQFEWLIVDDGSTDGTEDYIKNLETTSFEINYIKQSNSGKHVATNVGLYKASGEIFTCLDSDDWFYDDAVDFMINQFQNDETLNGFIALDTYQDGTVVGEKLPSLDKVNWVDLRYKHNVKGDKCYVFKTQLIKDMTFPQHGKSRHMPPSYQLFEYSRKYNFKLINKPLKFVEYLSDGLTNSIKKQYYVSSENYCEYRKFVHKQLPNFKEKIKNIMLYDISWLQTGLNNKHKFDGIFDRLFSIILLPPSTILYFYFKRRIQ, via the coding sequence ATGAAGTTAACAATATTTACTCCAACTTATAATAGAAAAGCCACTTTGGAAAGACTATATAATTCTTTATTATCACAAACAAATAAGCAATTTGAATGGTTAATTGTTGATGATGGATCTACAGACGGCACTGAAGATTATATAAAAAATTTAGAAACAACTTCATTTGAAATTAACTATATAAAGCAAAGTAATTCAGGTAAACACGTTGCAACAAATGTTGGATTATATAAAGCTAGTGGAGAAATTTTTACATGTCTAGATAGCGATGACTGGTTTTATGATGATGCAGTTGATTTTATGATAAATCAATTTCAAAATGATGAAACTTTAAATGGATTTATAGCATTGGATACTTATCAAGATGGCACAGTTGTAGGTGAAAAATTACCTTCTCTAGATAAAGTGAACTGGGTTGATTTACGTTATAAGCATAATGTTAAAGGTGATAAATGTTATGTGTTTAAAACACAACTAATTAAAGATATGACATTTCCACAACACGGAAAATCTAGACACATGCCTCCTTCATATCAATTATTTGAATATAGTAGAAAATATAATTTTAAACTTATTAATAAACCTTTAAAATTTGTAGAATATTTATCCGATGGTCTAACAAATAGTATTAAAAAACAATATTATGTCTCATCAGAGAATTATTGTGAGTACAGAAAATTTGTACATAAGCAATTACCAAATTTTAAAGAAAAAATAAAAAATATAATGTTATATGATATTTCATGGTTACAAACAGGATTAAATAACAAACACAAATTCGACGGTATTTTTGATAGATTATTTTCTATTATATTATTACCCCCATCTACTATCTTATATTTTTATTTTAAAAGGAGGATACAATGA
- a CDS encoding NAD-dependent epimerase — protein sequence MKILITGTAGFIGSHLSKKLISQNHEVVGIDNINDYYDVTIKEDRLKSIGTENFNFYKIDLEDYEKMDEIFKAEKPQVVVNLAAQAGVRYSLENPKAYIDSNIVGFTNILECSRHHKIEHLIYASSSSVYGANTSKPFSTSDNIDHPLSLYAATKKSNELMAHTYSHLYDLPTTGLRFFTVYGPWGRPDMALFKFTKAIVNDEAIDVYNHGKMMRDFTYVDDIVEAISRLVKKPAQPNPEWSGDNPDPSSSYAPYKIYNIGNNNPVRLMEFVEAIENKLGKEAKKNYMDLQPGDVPETYANVDDLFNNIDFKPETTIQDGVNKFVDWYLDYYKK from the coding sequence ATGAAAATATTAATTACAGGTACAGCAGGTTTTATTGGATCACATTTATCAAAAAAACTAATCAGTCAAAATCATGAGGTAGTAGGAATCGATAATATTAATGATTACTATGATGTGACTATTAAAGAAGACCGTTTGAAGTCTATTGGAACTGAAAATTTCAACTTTTACAAAATTGATTTAGAAGATTATGAAAAAATGGATGAAATTTTCAAAGCAGAAAAACCTCAAGTAGTTGTTAATTTAGCAGCACAAGCGGGTGTTAGATATAGTTTAGAAAATCCTAAAGCATATATCGATTCAAATATTGTTGGTTTTACAAATATACTTGAATGTTCTAGACATCATAAAATTGAACATTTAATTTATGCATCTTCAAGTTCTGTATATGGTGCCAACACTTCAAAACCATTCTCAACATCAGATAATATAGACCATCCTTTAAGTTTGTATGCTGCTACAAAGAAATCAAATGAATTAATGGCTCACACATATAGTCATTTATATGATTTACCAACAACAGGTTTAAGATTCTTTACAGTATATGGACCATGGGGTAGACCAGATATGGCACTATTTAAATTTACAAAAGCAATTGTTAACGATGAAGCAATTGACGTATATAATCACGGAAAAATGATGAGAGATTTCACTTACGTAGACGATATTGTTGAAGCTATTAGTAGATTAGTTAAAAAACCAGCTCAACCTAATCCAGAATGGAGCGGAGATAATCCAGATCCAAGTTCTTCTTACGCACCTTATAAAATTTACAATATAGGTAATAACAATCCCGTTAGATTAATGGAATTTGTTGAAGCAATTGAAAATAAATTAGGCAAAGAAGCTAAAAAGAATTATATGGATTTACAACCAGGTGATGTACCTGAAACTTATGCTAATGTAGATGATTTATTCAATAATATTGATTTCAAACCAGAAACAACAATACAAGATGGTGTAAATAAGTTTGTTGATTGGTATTTAGATTATTATAAAAAATAA
- a CDS encoding nucleotide sugar dehydrogenase translates to MNRKIAVVGLGYVGLPVAVAFGKEQEVVGFDINESRVKELIDGYDRTNEVSDENLKSSKVKFTSNPEELSKVDFIIVAVPTPINKNNQPDLTPLIKASETVGKVLTKDTIVVYESTVYPGATEEDCVPVLEKFSNLKNGEDFFVGYSPERINPGDKVHTFETITKVVSGQTPEVLDVVAEVYSSVVKAGVHKASSIKVAEAAKVIENTQRDVNIALMNEIAIIFDKVGIDTTEVLEASGTKWNFLNFKPGLVGGHCIGVDPYYLTHKAQELGHHPEVILAGRRINDNMSKHVATNVIKELLKKGIEVQGLTINLLGLTFKENCPDLRNTKVIDIVRELEEYGINVDVNDVEADKGTAKSLYDIDLKDKNDLNKTDAVIFGVSHNEYVDNKKDYLNLLSDNGVVIDIKGIIDNNDLKADQSVWRL, encoded by the coding sequence ATGAATAGAAAAATAGCTGTCGTAGGATTAGGTTATGTAGGTCTACCAGTTGCAGTTGCATTTGGTAAAGAACAAGAGGTAGTAGGATTTGATATTAATGAATCGAGAGTTAAAGAGTTAATAGATGGGTACGATCGTACAAATGAAGTATCTGATGAGAATTTGAAATCAAGTAAAGTAAAATTCACAAGTAACCCAGAGGAACTTAGCAAAGTAGATTTTATTATTGTTGCAGTTCCTACACCTATAAATAAGAATAATCAACCTGATCTAACTCCTTTAATTAAAGCAAGTGAAACTGTAGGTAAAGTATTAACTAAAGATACTATTGTTGTTTATGAATCAACAGTATATCCTGGTGCAACTGAAGAAGATTGTGTACCTGTACTTGAAAAGTTTTCTAATTTAAAAAATGGCGAAGATTTCTTTGTTGGGTATTCACCTGAGCGTATTAATCCTGGAGATAAAGTCCACACTTTTGAAACGATTACTAAAGTTGTTTCAGGACAAACACCAGAAGTTCTTGATGTAGTAGCAGAAGTTTATAGTTCTGTTGTTAAAGCGGGCGTTCATAAGGCGTCTTCTATTAAAGTTGCAGAAGCAGCTAAAGTTATTGAAAATACGCAACGTGATGTGAATATCGCGTTAATGAATGAAATAGCAATTATATTTGATAAAGTTGGCATTGATACAACAGAAGTATTAGAAGCATCAGGCACAAAATGGAATTTCTTAAACTTTAAACCAGGTTTAGTTGGTGGACATTGTATTGGTGTAGATCCATATTACTTAACTCATAAAGCACAAGAATTAGGACATCATCCTGAAGTTATCTTAGCTGGTAGAAGAATTAATGACAATATGTCTAAACATGTTGCTACAAATGTTATAAAAGAATTATTGAAAAAAGGTATTGAAGTACAAGGTTTGACTATTAATTTATTAGGTCTTACTTTCAAAGAAAACTGTCCTGACCTTAGAAATACTAAAGTTATAGATATAGTTCGTGAACTAGAAGAGTATGGTATAAATGTTGATGTTAATGACGTTGAAGCAGATAAAGGTACTGCTAAAAGTTTATATGATATAGATTTAAAAGATAAAAATGATTTAAATAAAACAGATGCTGTGATTTTCGGAGTATCACATAATGAATATGTAGACAATAAAAAAGACTACTTAAACTTATTAAGCGATAATGGCGTAGTAATTGATATTAAAGGAATTATTGACAATAACGATTTAAAAGCTGATCAATCAGTTTGGAGATTATAA
- a CDS encoding acyltransferase yields the protein MNKKSILKKMIRILQLPINIIPKIVLNIIWDVTSTSEGLIPILFRYLYLKKYAKYVGHNVFIGKFVTLKNVKNLSVGNNVSIHAYNYIDAYGEITIGDNVSIANHCTIISSDHTWDDYDTPIKYNKVSKKRIIIKEDVWIAAGVRVLGSSVIEKRNVIGAGAVVNKKTEENSLYVGVPIKKIKEI from the coding sequence ATGAATAAAAAAAGCATACTAAAAAAAATGATTCGAATTTTACAATTACCTATCAACATAATTCCAAAAATTGTATTAAATATAATTTGGGATGTTACTAGTACTAGTGAAGGATTAATACCTATTTTATTCAGATATCTATATCTAAAGAAATATGCTAAATATGTTGGGCATAACGTGTTTATTGGTAAGTTCGTAACGCTGAAAAATGTTAAAAATTTATCTGTAGGTAATAATGTGAGTATTCATGCTTATAATTATATCGATGCATATGGTGAAATTACTATTGGTGACAATGTTTCAATCGCAAATCATTGTACTATTATATCTTCAGATCATACTTGGGATGATTACGATACACCAATTAAATACAACAAAGTTTCTAAAAAAAGAATCATTATAAAAGAAGATGTTTGGATAGCAGCTGGAGTAAGAGTATTAGGATCCAGTGTAATTGAAAAACGTAATGTAATTGGTGCAGGCGCCGTAGTGAATAAGAAAACAGAGGAAAATTCACTTTATGTTGGCGTACCAATAAAAAAAATAAAGGAGATATAA
- a CDS encoding glycosyltransferase family 4 protein, whose amino-acid sequence MKVIQIAAIDMTHVKLLKNLNQKCIEQGIEVHCVSTSGPNVQEIKDQGVYFHNIPIERQINPLSNIKSILLMAKLFKMLKPDIVHVHTPVASVLGRIAAKLAKVPVVIYTAHGFYFHEGMSTKAYKIYFNIEKYIGRLFTDYIFTQSEEDFEVAKKNNFLSKNKKENYLHISNGIDVNNKFNYNQINTNHIKAIKEKHNITDSNIVVSFVGRLVKEKGIIDLLNAYEKVVNKNIKFIIIGDLPDSERDKDAIDIVNNFKKNENIIFTGQISNINEYLYLSDIYCLPSYREGMPRSIIEAMAMKNAIIATNIRGSREEVVSGENGYLVNLNSPNEIAKYIDSLAANPERLSEFKEYGLQRALNLYDENLVVEKQINVFDNSVNDLKNK is encoded by the coding sequence ATGAAGGTTATTCAAATTGCTGCAATAGATATGACACATGTTAAACTATTAAAAAATTTGAATCAAAAGTGTATAGAACAAGGTATAGAGGTACATTGTGTATCAACTTCAGGTCCAAATGTTCAAGAAATAAAAGACCAAGGTGTGTATTTTCATAATATACCTATAGAAAGACAAATAAACCCACTATCCAATATAAAGTCGATTTTATTAATGGCTAAACTCTTTAAGATGTTAAAACCTGATATTGTTCATGTACATACGCCAGTAGCTTCTGTTCTTGGCAGAATTGCAGCTAAATTAGCTAAAGTACCAGTAGTAATATATACTGCGCATGGGTTTTATTTCCATGAAGGTATGTCTACCAAAGCGTATAAAATATATTTTAATATTGAAAAATATATTGGAAGATTATTTACAGATTATATATTTACACAAAGTGAAGAAGATTTTGAAGTAGCTAAAAAAAATAACTTTTTATCTAAGAACAAGAAAGAAAATTATTTGCATATTAGTAATGGAATAGACGTCAATAATAAATTTAACTATAACCAAATAAATACAAATCACATAAAAGCAATAAAAGAAAAACATAATATTACAGATTCAAATATAGTTGTTTCTTTTGTAGGTAGATTAGTGAAAGAAAAAGGTATTATTGATTTATTGAATGCTTATGAAAAGGTTGTTAATAAAAATATTAAATTCATAATAATTGGTGATTTACCTGATAGTGAAAGAGATAAAGATGCTATCGATATTGTAAACAATTTTAAAAAGAATGAAAATATAATATTTACCGGCCAAATTTCGAATATAAACGAATATTTGTACTTAAGTGATATTTATTGCTTACCTTCATATAGAGAAGGAATGCCTAGATCAATTATTGAAGCAATGGCTATGAAAAATGCAATCATTGCGACAAATATCAGAGGCTCTAGGGAAGAAGTAGTATCCGGAGAAAACGGATACTTAGTAAATTTAAATTCACCAAATGAGATTGCAAAATATATCGATTCATTGGCAGCTAATCCAGAAAGATTGTCGGAGTTTAAAGAATACGGATTACAAAGAGCACTTAATCTTTATGATGAAAATTTAGTTGTTGAAAAACAAATTAATGTATTTGATAACAGTGTAAATGATTTGAAAAATAAGTAG